Proteins encoded by one window of Megachile rotundata isolate GNS110a chromosome 10, iyMegRotu1, whole genome shotgun sequence:
- the kcc gene encoding solute carrier family 12 member kcc isoform X5, with protein sequence MSNSGAIPLLLVKKEQLVESDGCGAGGDGDSMVGGGNSEKKAELETNLFLYNEEMEVRPRISTLLKSLSDYSNTIPAATDPDTRPPPAPGGARMGTLIGVFLPCIQNIFGVILFIRLTWVVGTAGAIQGFFIVLCCCCVTMLTAISMSAIATNGVVPAGGSYFMISRSLGPEFGGAVGMLFYTGTTLAAAMYIIGAVEIVLTYMAPSLSIFGDFTKDPNIMYNNFRVYGTGLLMVMGTIVFVGVKFVNKFATVALACVIFSIVAVYVGLFRNFYGNESLKMCVLGRRLLKDINVLTECNKNTTGVLHQIYCGNSTKCDPYYMENNVTIVNGIRGLASGVFLENIWDSFQEEGQLIAYGKDPKDIDMMSSSSFNQIQVDLTTTFTILIGIFFPSVTGIMAGSNRSGDLADAQKSIPIGTICAILTTSTVYLSCVLLFAGTVDNLLLRDKFGQSIGGKLVVANMAWPNQWVILIGSFLSTLGAGLQSLTGAPRLLQAIAKDSIIPFLAPFATSSSRGEPTRALVLTVIICQCGILLGNVDYLAPLLSMFFLMCYGFVNLACALQTLLRTPNWRPRFKYYHWSLSFLGLSLCIAIMFMTSWYYALLAMGMAGCIYKYIEYRGAEKEWGDGIRGLALSAARYSLLRLEEGPPHTKNWRPQILILAKLTDDLVPKYRKMFAFASQLKAGKGLTICVSCIEGDYIQNTGKTVAAKVNLRKTIVEEKVKGFVDVLVATDIVDGLSSLVQTTGLGGMKPNTVILGWPYRWKQSQEDRTWRAFLQTVRTATAARMALLVPKGINFFPDSTEKVVGNIDIWWIVHDGGLLMLLPFLLKQHRTWKNCKMRIFTVAQIEDNSIQMKKDLKKFLYDLRIEAEVEIVEMIDSDISAYTYERTLQMEQRNQILRELQLNKKQTLGVEEPLVDFNEVPAEENLPLVQAIVDHHHNVDAKIPTKVRFQEPGSQNPNIDEAREKLVQENETGKGLEAGDGNETGEETKEGNDEETKLIGGSPKQDNKENAEKEEKENEDKAEAEECVVTPDESDVRRMHTSVKLNEVIVKTSKDAQLVIINLPGPPRDTRMERESNYMEFLEVLTTGLERVLMVRGCGREVITIYS encoded by the exons GCGATGGCTGTGGCGCCGGAGGAGATGGCGACTCCATGGTGGGCGGCGGCAATTCCGAGAAAAAGGCGGAATTGGAGACAAATCTCTTCCTCTATAAC gaGGAGATGGAAGTCCGGCCTCGTATCTCCACGCTGCTCAAAAGTCTGTCGGACTACAGCAACACTATCCCAGCCGCGACTGACCCGGACACCAGGCCACCGCCCGCCCCGGGTGGCGCACGGATGGGCACCCTGATCGGTGTCTTTCTTCCTTGTATTCAGAATATCTTCGGTGTAATCTTGTTCATTCGTCTGACTTGGGTCGTGGGTACAGCTGGTGCCATACAGGGCTTCTTCATCGTGCTATGTTGCTGTTGCGTG ACAATGTTGACGGCTATCAGCATGAGCGCCATCGCGACCAACGGTGTAGTGCCAGCCGGTGGGTCCTACTTCATGATATCTAGAAGTTTGGGTCCAGAGTTTGGTGGCGCCGTGGGGATGTTATTTTACACGGGCACCACTCTGGCCGCCGCCATGTACATCATTGGTGCCGTTGAAATAGTCCTG ACTTACATGGCACCGTCTCTCAGTATATTCGGAGACTTCACCAAGGATCCGAATATCATGTACAATAACTTTCGAGTGTACGGTACGGGGTTGCTGATGGTAATGGGCACCATAGTGTTCGTCGGCGTGAAATTTGTCAATAAGTTCGCTACGGTTGCCCTGGCCTGCGTCATATTCTCGATCGTGGCTGTCTACGTGGGGCTGTTCCGCAACTTCTACGGAAACGAGTCCCTCAA GATGTGTGTTCTGGGTAGAAGGCTGCTGAAGGACATCAACGTGTTAACGGAATGTAACAAGAATACTACCGGTGTTCTACACCAGATCTACTGCGGAAACAGCACCAAATGCGACCCGTATTATATGGAGAACAACGTGACAATCGTAAACGGCATTCGTGGACTGGCTAGTGGTGTATTCTTAG AAAACATATGGGACAGTTTTCAAGAGGAGGGTCAACTGATCGCTTACGGAAAAGATCCGAAGGACATCGACATGATGTCGTCATCCAGCTTCAATCAGATTCAGGTCGATCTCACCACAACCTTCACCATTCTCATCGGTATATTCTTCCCTTCCGTCACGG GTATTATGGCCGGCTCCAATAGATCAGGTGATCTAGCAGACGCCCAAAAGTCTATCCCGATCGGTACCATCTGCGCTATCCTGACAACTTCGACGGTGTACCTGTCCTGCGTGCTGCTGTTCGCCGGTACGGTGGACAATCTGTTGTTGAGAGACAAATTTGGTCAGAGTATCGGCGGCAAACTGGTCGTGGCGAACATGGCGTGGCCGAATCAATGGGTGATTCTGATCGGTTCGTTCCTGTCGACTCTCGGAGCGGGTCTCCAGTCGTTAACGGGAGCTCCGCGTCTGCTTCAAGCCATCGCCAAAGACAGCATCATCCCGTTCTTGGCTCCGTTTGCCACTAGCTCGAGTCGCGGCGAGCCTACCAGGGCTCTGGTGCTGACGGTGATCATCTGCCAGTGCGGTATCCTTCTCGGCAACGTCGATTACCTGGCCCCCTTACTGTCCATGTTCTTCCTGATGTGTTACGGCTTCGTCAACCTTGCCTGCGCACTGCAAACGCTCCTGAGAACGCCTAACTGGCGACCCAGGTTCAAGTATTACCACTGGAGCCTCTCGTTCCTAGGCTTGTCTCTCTGTATCGCCATAATGTTCATGACTAGTTGGTACTACGCGTTGTTAGCCATGGGAATGGCCGGTTGCATCTACAAGTACATCGAGTATCGCGGAGCCGAGAAGGAATGGGGCGACGGTATCCGCGGTCTAGCCCTATCCGCTGCTCGTTACTCGCTCCTGCGACTCGAAGAAGGCCCACCGCACACGAAGAACTGGAGACCGCAAATATTGATCCTGGCCAAGCTGACCGACGACCTGGTGCCCAAATATCGTAAGATGTTCGCGTTCGCGAGTCAACTGAAGGCTGGCAAAGGTTTGACGATCTGCGTCAGCTGCATCGAGGGAGACTACATTCAGAACACCGGCAAGACCGTGGCCGCTAAGGTGAACTTGCGCAAGACGATCGTGGAAGAGAAGGTGAAGGGATTCGTGGACGTTCTGGTGGCTACAGACATCGTCGACGGTCTGAGTTCTCTGGTACAGACCACGGGATTAGGTGGAATGAAGCCCAACACCGTGATTCTTGGCTGGCCATATCGTTGGAAGCAGTCGCAAGAAGACAGAACCTGGAGAGCGTTCCTGCAGACTGTCAGAACGGCCACGGCAGCAAGGATGGCCCTCCTGGTACCCAAGGGAATCAACTTCTTCCCTGACTCGACGGAGAAAGTGGTCGGGAACATCGACATATGGTGGATCGTGCACGACGGTGGTCTTTTGATGCTGTTACCTTTCCTCCTGAAGCAACATCGTACGTGGAAGAACTGCAAGATGAGGATCTTCACTGTCGCGCAAATTGAGGACAACTCTATTCAGATGAAGAAGGACTTAAAGAAGTTCCTATACGATTTGAGGATCGAGGCCGAAGTAGAGATCGTGGAAATG ATAGATTCCGATATATCCGCCTACACGTACGAACGAACCCTGCAGATGGAACAGAGGAACCAGATTCTGAGGGAGTTGCAGCTGAACAAGAAGCAGACCCTTGGAGTG GAGGAGCCATTGGTGGACTTCAACGAGGTACCCGCTGAAGAAAATTTACCTCTG GTGCAGGCGATCGTGGACCATCACCACAACGTGGACGCCAAGATTCCGACCAAGGTCAGGTTCCAGGAGCCAGGAAGTCAGAACCCGAACATCGACGAGGCCCGGGAGAAGCTCGTCCAGGAAAACGAGACAGGTAAAGGATTAGAGGCAGGAGACGGAAACGAGACCGGAGAAGAAACCAAAGAGGGCAACGACGAAGAGACCAAGCTGATCGGTGGTTCGCCGAAACAGGATAACAAAGAGAACGCGGAGAAAGAGGAGAAGGAGAACGAGGACAAGGCGGAAGCCGAGGAATGCGTCGTCACGCC CGACGAAAGCGACGTAAGGCGTATGCACACCTCCGTAAAACTGAACGAGGTAATCGTGAAAACGAGCAAAGACGCTCAATTAGTCATCATCAATCTACCTGGACCACCACGAGACACTAGAATGGAACGTGAATCAAACT ATATGGAATTCCTGGAGGTCCTGACAACGGGATTGGAAAGAGTGCTGATGGTACGAGGTTGCGGACGGGAGGTGATCACCATCTACTCGTGA
- the kcc gene encoding solute carrier family 12 member kcc isoform X3, with amino-acid sequence MERFRVTPANSTSQYVPQQHSLDYDSPVNGTQLEHQHLVPKSPSECDGCGAGGDGDSMVGGGNSEKKAELETNLFLYNEEMEVRPRISTLLKSLSDYSNTIPAATDPDTRPPPAPGGARMGTLIGVFLPCIQNIFGVILFIRLTWVVGTAGAIQGFFIVLCCCCVTMLTAISMSAIATNGVVPAGGSYFMISRSLGPEFGGAVGMLFYTGTTLAAAMYIIGAVEIVLTYMAPSLSIFGDFTKDPNIMYNNFRVYGTGLLMVMGTIVFVGVKFVNKFATVALACVIFSIVAVYVGLFRNFYGNESLKMCVLGRRLLKDINVLTECNKNTTGVLHQIYCGNSTKCDPYYMENNVTIVNGIRGLASGVFLENIWDSFQEEGQLIAYGKDPKDIDMMSSSSFNQIQVDLTTTFTILIGIFFPSVTGIMAGSNRSGDLADAQKSIPIGTICAILTTSTVYLSCVLLFAGTVDNLLLRDKFGQSIGGKLVVANMAWPNQWVILIGSFLSTLGAGLQSLTGAPRLLQAIAKDSIIPFLAPFATSSSRGEPTRALVLTVIICQCGILLGNVDYLAPLLSMFFLMCYGFVNLACALQTLLRTPNWRPRFKYYHWSLSFLGLSLCIAIMFMTSWYYALLAMGMAGCIYKYIEYRGAEKEWGDGIRGLALSAARYSLLRLEEGPPHTKNWRPQILILAKLTDDLVPKYRKMFAFASQLKAGKGLTICVSCIEGDYIQNTGKTVAAKVNLRKTIVEEKVKGFVDVLVATDIVDGLSSLVQTTGLGGMKPNTVILGWPYRWKQSQEDRTWRAFLQTVRTATAARMALLVPKGINFFPDSTEKVVGNIDIWWIVHDGGLLMLLPFLLKQHRTWKNCKMRIFTVAQIEDNSIQMKKDLKKFLYDLRIEAEVEIVEMIDSDISAYTYERTLQMEQRNQILRELQLNKKQTLGVVQAIVDHHHNVDAKIPTKVRFQEPGSQNPNIDEAREKLVQENETGKGLEAGDGNETGEETKEGNDEETKLIGGSPKQDNKENAEKEEKENEDKAEAEECVVTPDESDVRRMHTSVKLNEVIVKTSKDAQLVIINLPGPPRDTRMERESNYMEFLEVLTTGLERVLMVRGCGREVITIYS; translated from the exons GCGATGGCTGTGGCGCCGGAGGAGATGGCGACTCCATGGTGGGCGGCGGCAATTCCGAGAAAAAGGCGGAATTGGAGACAAATCTCTTCCTCTATAAC gaGGAGATGGAAGTCCGGCCTCGTATCTCCACGCTGCTCAAAAGTCTGTCGGACTACAGCAACACTATCCCAGCCGCGACTGACCCGGACACCAGGCCACCGCCCGCCCCGGGTGGCGCACGGATGGGCACCCTGATCGGTGTCTTTCTTCCTTGTATTCAGAATATCTTCGGTGTAATCTTGTTCATTCGTCTGACTTGGGTCGTGGGTACAGCTGGTGCCATACAGGGCTTCTTCATCGTGCTATGTTGCTGTTGCGTG ACAATGTTGACGGCTATCAGCATGAGCGCCATCGCGACCAACGGTGTAGTGCCAGCCGGTGGGTCCTACTTCATGATATCTAGAAGTTTGGGTCCAGAGTTTGGTGGCGCCGTGGGGATGTTATTTTACACGGGCACCACTCTGGCCGCCGCCATGTACATCATTGGTGCCGTTGAAATAGTCCTG ACTTACATGGCACCGTCTCTCAGTATATTCGGAGACTTCACCAAGGATCCGAATATCATGTACAATAACTTTCGAGTGTACGGTACGGGGTTGCTGATGGTAATGGGCACCATAGTGTTCGTCGGCGTGAAATTTGTCAATAAGTTCGCTACGGTTGCCCTGGCCTGCGTCATATTCTCGATCGTGGCTGTCTACGTGGGGCTGTTCCGCAACTTCTACGGAAACGAGTCCCTCAA GATGTGTGTTCTGGGTAGAAGGCTGCTGAAGGACATCAACGTGTTAACGGAATGTAACAAGAATACTACCGGTGTTCTACACCAGATCTACTGCGGAAACAGCACCAAATGCGACCCGTATTATATGGAGAACAACGTGACAATCGTAAACGGCATTCGTGGACTGGCTAGTGGTGTATTCTTAG AAAACATATGGGACAGTTTTCAAGAGGAGGGTCAACTGATCGCTTACGGAAAAGATCCGAAGGACATCGACATGATGTCGTCATCCAGCTTCAATCAGATTCAGGTCGATCTCACCACAACCTTCACCATTCTCATCGGTATATTCTTCCCTTCCGTCACGG GTATTATGGCCGGCTCCAATAGATCAGGTGATCTAGCAGACGCCCAAAAGTCTATCCCGATCGGTACCATCTGCGCTATCCTGACAACTTCGACGGTGTACCTGTCCTGCGTGCTGCTGTTCGCCGGTACGGTGGACAATCTGTTGTTGAGAGACAAATTTGGTCAGAGTATCGGCGGCAAACTGGTCGTGGCGAACATGGCGTGGCCGAATCAATGGGTGATTCTGATCGGTTCGTTCCTGTCGACTCTCGGAGCGGGTCTCCAGTCGTTAACGGGAGCTCCGCGTCTGCTTCAAGCCATCGCCAAAGACAGCATCATCCCGTTCTTGGCTCCGTTTGCCACTAGCTCGAGTCGCGGCGAGCCTACCAGGGCTCTGGTGCTGACGGTGATCATCTGCCAGTGCGGTATCCTTCTCGGCAACGTCGATTACCTGGCCCCCTTACTGTCCATGTTCTTCCTGATGTGTTACGGCTTCGTCAACCTTGCCTGCGCACTGCAAACGCTCCTGAGAACGCCTAACTGGCGACCCAGGTTCAAGTATTACCACTGGAGCCTCTCGTTCCTAGGCTTGTCTCTCTGTATCGCCATAATGTTCATGACTAGTTGGTACTACGCGTTGTTAGCCATGGGAATGGCCGGTTGCATCTACAAGTACATCGAGTATCGCGGAGCCGAGAAGGAATGGGGCGACGGTATCCGCGGTCTAGCCCTATCCGCTGCTCGTTACTCGCTCCTGCGACTCGAAGAAGGCCCACCGCACACGAAGAACTGGAGACCGCAAATATTGATCCTGGCCAAGCTGACCGACGACCTGGTGCCCAAATATCGTAAGATGTTCGCGTTCGCGAGTCAACTGAAGGCTGGCAAAGGTTTGACGATCTGCGTCAGCTGCATCGAGGGAGACTACATTCAGAACACCGGCAAGACCGTGGCCGCTAAGGTGAACTTGCGCAAGACGATCGTGGAAGAGAAGGTGAAGGGATTCGTGGACGTTCTGGTGGCTACAGACATCGTCGACGGTCTGAGTTCTCTGGTACAGACCACGGGATTAGGTGGAATGAAGCCCAACACCGTGATTCTTGGCTGGCCATATCGTTGGAAGCAGTCGCAAGAAGACAGAACCTGGAGAGCGTTCCTGCAGACTGTCAGAACGGCCACGGCAGCAAGGATGGCCCTCCTGGTACCCAAGGGAATCAACTTCTTCCCTGACTCGACGGAGAAAGTGGTCGGGAACATCGACATATGGTGGATCGTGCACGACGGTGGTCTTTTGATGCTGTTACCTTTCCTCCTGAAGCAACATCGTACGTGGAAGAACTGCAAGATGAGGATCTTCACTGTCGCGCAAATTGAGGACAACTCTATTCAGATGAAGAAGGACTTAAAGAAGTTCCTATACGATTTGAGGATCGAGGCCGAAGTAGAGATCGTGGAAATG ATAGATTCCGATATATCCGCCTACACGTACGAACGAACCCTGCAGATGGAACAGAGGAACCAGATTCTGAGGGAGTTGCAGCTGAACAAGAAGCAGACCCTTGGAGTG GTGCAGGCGATCGTGGACCATCACCACAACGTGGACGCCAAGATTCCGACCAAGGTCAGGTTCCAGGAGCCAGGAAGTCAGAACCCGAACATCGACGAGGCCCGGGAGAAGCTCGTCCAGGAAAACGAGACAGGTAAAGGATTAGAGGCAGGAGACGGAAACGAGACCGGAGAAGAAACCAAAGAGGGCAACGACGAAGAGACCAAGCTGATCGGTGGTTCGCCGAAACAGGATAACAAAGAGAACGCGGAGAAAGAGGAGAAGGAGAACGAGGACAAGGCGGAAGCCGAGGAATGCGTCGTCACGCC CGACGAAAGCGACGTAAGGCGTATGCACACCTCCGTAAAACTGAACGAGGTAATCGTGAAAACGAGCAAAGACGCTCAATTAGTCATCATCAATCTACCTGGACCACCACGAGACACTAGAATGGAACGTGAATCAAACT ATATGGAATTCCTGGAGGTCCTGACAACGGGATTGGAAAGAGTGCTGATGGTACGAGGTTGCGGACGGGAGGTGATCACCATCTACTCGTGA